One segment of Saprospiraceae bacterium DNA contains the following:
- a CDS encoding GH3 auxin-responsive promoter family protein: protein MSLLGTLIRRGAQLGSLAERPRLSPHDLQYNQLLTLLQKAKRTAFGRYHGFHEALLSPDPPKAFVRQVPATDYQGIYDRWWHKAHLEDQPDVCWPGVIPYYALSSGTSQSSTKYIPVTEDMLRDMKRGSRRLFFDITKFGLSSRQFTKQMLMVGSCTMPKREGLHWTGDLSGIIGLNRPIWLERSYRPGRHITDLPEWSERIERIVAEAPTWDIGFSVSNPMWLQLILEKIVERYKLRNIHELWPNYEVLVHGGVFFEPYRPTLEQLFGRSMHYVDSYMASEGFFAYQNRPDTRAMRMLTDCGVYFEFVPFNDENFDENGDLRSAFPPSLSLEEVSEGAHYATLISTSAGAWRYLLGDTIQFTNLRRCEFRLTGRTKQFLSVCGEHLSIDNLNAAVHRADEMLNAGVREFTVAGVREGSYWAHQWYVSVENPAVSPEAFAQVVDAELRRLNDDYAVERDYVLRDVRVQLLPNEIFLEWLGKRGKFNGQAKIPRVMKGEQLANFMTHINNKGVATRIETA from the coding sequence ATGTCCTTGCTCGGAACGCTGATACGCAGAGGCGCGCAATTAGGCTCTTTGGCCGAACGCCCGCGCCTTTCTCCCCATGACCTTCAGTACAATCAACTGCTGACGCTGTTGCAAAAAGCCAAACGCACAGCCTTTGGGCGCTATCACGGGTTTCACGAAGCACTCCTCTCGCCCGACCCTCCCAAGGCGTTCGTCCGGCAGGTGCCCGCCACTGATTATCAAGGCATCTACGACCGCTGGTGGCACAAGGCGCATCTGGAAGACCAGCCCGATGTCTGCTGGCCGGGCGTGATTCCTTACTACGCCCTGTCGAGCGGAACAAGCCAGTCGTCCACCAAGTATATCCCCGTCACCGAGGATATGCTCCGCGACATGAAGCGTGGCTCGCGGCGGCTTTTTTTCGACATCACGAAATTTGGCCTTTCCTCCCGCCAGTTCACCAAACAGATGCTTATGGTCGGCTCTTGCACCATGCCCAAGCGGGAAGGCCTGCACTGGACGGGCGACTTGAGCGGCATCATCGGGCTGAACCGCCCGATATGGCTGGAGCGCTCGTATCGCCCGGGGCGCCACATCACGGATTTGCCCGAATGGAGCGAACGCATCGAGCGCATCGTGGCCGAAGCGCCCACATGGGATATCGGCTTTTCGGTGAGCAACCCCATGTGGTTGCAACTCATTTTGGAAAAAATAGTGGAGCGATACAAGCTTCGCAACATTCACGAACTGTGGCCCAATTACGAGGTGCTGGTACATGGTGGTGTCTTCTTCGAGCCATATCGCCCCACGCTGGAACAACTTTTTGGCCGTTCCATGCACTATGTGGATAGCTATATGGCTTCCGAAGGTTTTTTTGCATATCAAAATCGGCCCGACACCCGCGCCATGCGTATGCTGACGGATTGTGGGGTCTATTTTGAGTTTGTGCCTTTCAACGACGAGAATTTTGACGAGAACGGCGACCTGCGTTCCGCGTTCCCGCCCAGCCTCAGCCTTGAGGAGGTGAGCGAGGGAGCGCATTACGCGACGCTCATATCCACCAGCGCGGGCGCGTGGCGCTATTTGTTGGGCGACACGATTCAATTCACCAACCTTCGGCGTTGCGAGTTTCGGTTGACGGGCCGCACCAAGCAGTTCCTTTCGGTGTGCGGCGAGCATCTATCCATTGACAATTTGAACGCTGCCGTACACCGCGCCGATGAAATGCTGAACGCGGGTGTGCGCGAGTTTACGGTAGCGGGTGTACGGGAAGGCTCCTATTGGGCGCACCAGTGGTACGTCTCTGTGGAAAATCCGGCAGTCTCCCCCGAAGCATTTGCTCAGGTCGTTGATGCGGAGCTTCGCCGCCTCAACGACGACTACGCTGTCGAGCGTGATTATGTACTTAGAGACGTGCGCGTGCAATTGCTGCCCAATGAGATATTTTTGGAATGGCTCGGCAAGCGTGGTAAGTTCAATGGCCAAGCAAAAATCCCCCGTGTCATGAAGGGGGAGCAACTGGCGAATTTTATGACACACATAAATAATAAAGGTGTGGCCACTCGAATTGAAACGGCATGA
- a CDS encoding HYR domain-containing protein, protein MIKKFTQSISSNASLYATKWLLVLGLPFLACQVANAQLPYVATACADPYVVAQGQAGTTLIGTGDDVQFTVALPFTFAFYGINYTQIRVSTNGFIVFQPGTDRGLGNVALPTATAGAALYPFWDDLIASAVAAPLSGVYQRVDGVAPNRIFTIEWFEIGHFAAVAGQHITFQTRLFENGNRIQFKYLDVVFGGSQSGFDNGLSATVGLEGELPAPRPFTQVGFNSNFLTNGQCIEFVQPAACIPIAGPTQNVGTTLGTCVGSATVAIPTFNPAGCADGTSVGLRYSVNGGPFIVVPLPAANVTITGLPKGTNVITWQTFVISNNATSGTATQIINVADNEPPVIVCPSNVTINLPPGACTALFSYIVQATDNCPVTADASVANLITADPGFGQAGHMFTVENLQPFPITINSFDFNIRPGLASITVEVWATTTATTHVGNQTNQAAWTKIGPNQVLNAPFVLLNLRNVSAAPGIVIPANSSRGIYVTSQQFFAGGPLVAQMGQTGFIQDANIRINKTTGNLVNYPFGTPNVFPDFIFSGRVNYSFAVDPLSLIAGLPSGSEFPIGTTTNIWKATDLAGNMSTCSFTVTVNEFPNPITSLVCNDWVNVSLDASCTMTLNADQILEGGPYGCYNDYIVQLDKVPPFGNGPWVPGVLGPQDIGKTYAVRVVDPETGNSCWGNLLVEDKLAPVLVCTNKTVACNSDLNPAAPSVPITASGSANFSILDATTTTTNINIPASATITDVNVVFRTNHTWVGDISARLTSPSGTVVQLFDRPGVPATALGCANDGIDVVFDDQATLTAAQFENTCNATPPAIGPGTYRSIDPLANFNGQNASGTWVLTVVDAVGGDAGPVSFVQINIAGVSQSPGFPNNLQLNVNVFPAGGGNYVVPAGAGSPALENCSDVTLSYLDTEVAQDCASGLTKRVNRKWTAVDASGNTKTCLQVISLQRPNLSDVVFPPDYDDVDAPALPCTAGYPTPQYIQGLGLQGSPTVFGSSDGCTINWTYIDTRIDICDGTYKVLREWKVIDWCVGQFLLHNQIIKVLDKTGPAISCPADLTVSTDPFSCCAIVNLPDVIIRDNCSRINNIGGMIIGIDPFTLDTIGMFPIGGQLTNFPGNNLWDLDTLGAFGLTPCLPAGTHTVIYQAEDDCGNTSTCSFRLTVRDYVPPVAACTEFTVVSIGVDDPYDCYGPGGFLGVPPALGDCEFGGVTWVKASTFDQGSYDNCNNIKFTIQRMAPYSDCINSLNSINGFLPCDDQFPDFPSEFERAVAEQDSIKFYCCEVGTTQTVILRVYQLDAFGNFAIGPDGTPIHNTCMIDVLVQDKIKPVCISPANVTVSCEAFDPSLWAYGKPTVQDNCCLDENRVYQGQCGLEHSASYALFDTLCNRGTITRTFRVYDCHGQSTQCTQRIVVTYEQDYWIRFPNDVIVTVCDGTGNYGAPTFNGAQDCELLGVSFEDQVFTVVPDACFKIERTWTIINWCTYNPNANCVTVPNPEPNATANSPQNLTGPTVSPCGTPAPWAPTNVAIAPGQAPTNFCTFWSATANCYRYKQIIKIIDNQKPTVDCPASPVEYCDLSANDPLLWNQSYWWDGVSHDLCEGDAPLSITATDACSGANVNITYLLFLDLDGDGSMETVVSSNNPPAPGTVNYNNLGTPNYSGGTPRVFDGRPVPAAQVYRWAVHYTTSGTSRTAAVQWKTQAQLPTPANPNGTSGVVPQLPYGTHKIKWTISDGCGNEETCEYHFVVKDCKAPTVVCLHGLSVNIMPTKMITLWASDFLQYGEDNCTPSNLLKYGIRKAGQGTGFPVDAQGNPITSVTFTCAELGQQPVELWVQDLAGNADFCLTYLDVQDNAGNCGNNNINVAGALKTEDAQGLEDANVNLQSGAMSHFAMTDADGKYQFNGLVAQNAPYTVTPTKDDNPLNGVSTFDLVLISKHILGLEPLNSPYKMIAADANKSNSITTFDIVELRKLILGIYTELPNNTSWRFVDKSFAFPNQANPFQTQFPEIKTVSGSAVDQLNEDFVAVKVGDVNGTAIPSSLLSGDDRTAGTLLFDVDDRELRAGELATVTFRAAERVQGWQFTLNLSGLEVASIEEGEKVRASNFGVFADALTTSVDGDAAEFSVTFRAVKAGRLSEMLGVSSRITRAEAYSLSSDRMEVALRFNGAGGATIAGVGFELYQNQPNPFVNKTVIGFHLPEAADATLTVFDESGRLLFVQKGSFAKGHNAIAVDRALLGTSGLMYYKLETSTDSATKKMVQTK, encoded by the coding sequence ATGATTAAGAAATTTACGCAAAGCATATCATCAAATGCTTCGCTATATGCCACCAAGTGGCTTTTGGTGCTTGGCCTGCCGTTTTTGGCTTGTCAAGTGGCCAATGCTCAATTGCCTTATGTGGCTACTGCTTGCGCCGACCCTTATGTGGTAGCGCAAGGGCAGGCAGGCACCACTCTTATTGGTACGGGCGACGACGTTCAGTTTACGGTCGCATTGCCATTCACATTTGCCTTTTATGGCATCAACTACACCCAAATCAGGGTCAGTACCAACGGCTTTATCGTATTCCAGCCGGGTACCGACCGCGGGTTGGGCAACGTCGCGCTTCCCACAGCAACTGCTGGTGCGGCACTGTATCCTTTCTGGGACGACCTCATCGCCAGCGCGGTGGCCGCGCCGCTTTCGGGTGTGTACCAACGTGTGGATGGCGTAGCCCCCAACCGTATTTTCACTATCGAATGGTTTGAAATTGGCCACTTTGCCGCTGTTGCGGGCCAACACATTACTTTCCAAACTCGCTTGTTTGAAAATGGCAACAGAATTCAATTCAAGTATCTGGACGTAGTGTTTGGTGGTTCTCAGTCAGGCTTCGACAATGGTCTGAGTGCCACTGTGGGTCTTGAGGGCGAATTGCCTGCTCCGCGCCCATTCACGCAAGTGGGCTTCAACTCAAACTTCTTGACCAACGGCCAGTGCATTGAATTTGTGCAGCCAGCGGCTTGTATCCCCATTGCTGGTCCGACTCAAAACGTAGGTACCACATTGGGCACTTGCGTAGGTTCGGCAACGGTTGCTATCCCGACTTTCAACCCTGCTGGCTGTGCCGACGGCACGTCGGTAGGCCTTCGTTATAGTGTGAATGGCGGTCCATTCATCGTCGTTCCGTTGCCAGCTGCTAACGTGACCATCACGGGCTTGCCAAAGGGCACCAATGTCATCACATGGCAGACGTTTGTCATCTCCAACAACGCGACCTCTGGCACGGCCACGCAAATTATCAACGTGGCTGACAACGAGCCACCAGTGATTGTGTGTCCCTCCAATGTCACAATCAATCTACCTCCCGGGGCTTGTACGGCACTGTTTAGCTACATTGTGCAAGCAACGGACAACTGCCCTGTGACTGCAGATGCCTCTGTTGCCAACCTAATCACCGCCGACCCCGGCTTTGGTCAGGCTGGTCACATGTTTACGGTGGAGAACCTTCAACCGTTCCCTATCACCATCAACAGCTTTGATTTCAATATCCGTCCAGGTTTGGCCTCCATCACGGTGGAGGTGTGGGCCACCACTACGGCTACCACCCACGTCGGTAACCAGACCAACCAAGCTGCATGGACGAAAATTGGTCCTAATCAGGTACTCAATGCTCCGTTCGTTCTGCTAAACCTCAGAAATGTTAGCGCAGCGCCAGGTATCGTGATTCCGGCCAACTCTTCGCGCGGTATTTATGTGACTTCCCAACAGTTCTTCGCGGGTGGCCCCTTGGTCGCTCAGATGGGACAGACTGGGTTCATTCAGGATGCCAATATTCGTATCAACAAGACAACGGGCAACTTGGTTAACTATCCATTTGGTACGCCCAACGTATTCCCGGACTTCATCTTTAGTGGCCGTGTCAACTACAGCTTCGCCGTTGACCCGCTTTCGCTGATTGCTGGCTTGCCTTCTGGCTCAGAGTTCCCGATTGGGACTACGACCAATATCTGGAAAGCAACTGACCTTGCTGGCAACATGAGCACATGCTCTTTCACGGTCACGGTGAACGAATTCCCGAACCCTATCACTTCGCTCGTTTGCAATGACTGGGTGAACGTGTCGCTGGATGCATCCTGCACCATGACACTCAATGCTGACCAAATCCTCGAAGGCGGTCCTTATGGCTGTTACAATGATTATATTGTTCAGTTGGACAAAGTACCGCCTTTCGGCAATGGCCCGTGGGTACCCGGCGTGTTGGGACCTCAAGACATCGGCAAAACCTACGCCGTGCGCGTGGTGGACCCCGAAACTGGCAACAGCTGCTGGGGCAACCTGCTCGTCGAAGACAAGTTGGCTCCAGTATTGGTTTGCACCAATAAAACGGTAGCATGCAACTCGGACTTGAATCCTGCCGCACCCTCCGTGCCCATTACTGCTTCGGGTAGCGCCAACTTTTCGATATTGGATGCCACCACCACCACCACTAACATCAATATCCCTGCAAGCGCAACTATCACGGATGTGAATGTGGTGTTCCGTACCAACCATACTTGGGTCGGTGACATCAGCGCCCGTTTGACTTCGCCTTCCGGAACGGTGGTTCAGTTATTCGACCGTCCGGGTGTGCCCGCGACGGCATTGGGCTGTGCCAATGATGGTATTGATGTCGTTTTTGATGACCAAGCTACACTTACTGCTGCTCAATTTGAAAACACTTGCAATGCTACACCTCCTGCTATCGGCCCGGGCACTTATCGCTCCATTGACCCGTTGGCAAACTTCAATGGTCAGAATGCAAGTGGTACTTGGGTGCTCACAGTAGTGGATGCTGTTGGTGGCGATGCTGGCCCAGTAAGCTTTGTTCAAATTAACATTGCTGGTGTTTCTCAAAGCCCCGGCTTCCCGAATAACTTGCAACTCAACGTGAACGTGTTCCCTGCTGGCGGCGGCAATTATGTTGTGCCTGCTGGGGCTGGTTCACCTGCTTTGGAGAACTGCTCCGATGTGACCTTGAGCTATCTCGACACAGAAGTGGCACAAGACTGCGCTTCTGGCTTGACGAAGAGAGTGAATCGCAAATGGACGGCTGTGGATGCTTCCGGCAACACAAAAACTTGCCTCCAAGTGATTAGCCTCCAGCGTCCTAATTTGAGCGACGTGGTGTTCCCGCCTGACTACGACGACGTTGATGCCCCGGCGCTTCCCTGTACTGCTGGCTACCCCACACCGCAGTACATCCAAGGCTTGGGCTTGCAAGGCTCCCCAACGGTGTTTGGTAGTTCTGATGGCTGCACCATCAACTGGACCTACATAGACACCCGCATAGACATCTGCGACGGCACTTACAAAGTCCTACGCGAATGGAAAGTGATTGACTGGTGCGTTGGTCAGTTCTTGCTGCACAACCAAATTATCAAGGTGCTCGACAAGACCGGCCCCGCCATCTCGTGCCCCGCCGACCTGACGGTCTCGACCGACCCGTTCTCGTGCTGCGCCATCGTGAACCTTCCCGACGTGATTATCCGCGACAACTGCTCGCGCATCAACAACATCGGCGGGATGATAATCGGCATAGACCCGTTCACGCTGGACACCATCGGGATGTTCCCCATCGGCGGCCAGCTGACCAACTTCCCGGGCAACAACCTGTGGGACCTCGACACGTTGGGCGCCTTTGGCCTGACGCCGTGCCTGCCCGCCGGCACGCACACGGTCATCTACCAGGCCGAGGACGACTGCGGCAACACCTCGACGTGCTCGTTCCGCCTGACGGTTCGCGACTACGTTCCGCCGGTGGCGGCCTGCACCGAGTTCACGGTGGTGAGCATCGGTGTTGACGACCCGTACGACTGCTACGGCCCCGGGGGCTTCCTGGGCGTGCCGCCCGCCCTGGGCGACTGCGAGTTTGGCGGCGTGACGTGGGTGAAGGCCTCGACGTTCGACCAAGGCTCGTACGACAACTGCAACAACATCAAGTTCACGATACAGCGGATGGCGCCGTACTCTGACTGCATCAACTCGCTGAACTCCATCAACGGCTTTTTGCCGTGCGACGACCAGTTCCCGGACTTCCCGAGCGAGTTCGAGCGCGCGGTGGCGGAACAGGACTCCATCAAGTTCTACTGCTGCGAGGTAGGCACGACGCAGACGGTGATACTGCGCGTGTACCAGTTGGACGCCTTCGGCAACTTCGCCATCGGCCCCGACGGCACTCCGATACACAACACCTGCATGATAGACGTGCTGGTTCAGGACAAAATCAAGCCCGTGTGCATCTCGCCGGCGAACGTGACGGTCTCGTGCGAGGCCTTCGACCCGAGCCTGTGGGCGTACGGCAAGCCGACGGTGCAGGACAACTGCTGCCTCGACGAGAACCGGGTGTACCAGGGCCAGTGCGGCCTTGAGCACTCGGCGAGCTACGCGCTGTTCGACACGCTGTGCAACCGGGGCACCATCACGCGGACGTTCCGCGTGTACGACTGCCACGGCCAGTCCACGCAGTGCACGCAGCGCATCGTGGTGACGTACGAGCAGGACTACTGGATACGGTTCCCCAACGACGTCATCGTGACGGTGTGCGACGGCACGGGCAACTACGGCGCGCCGACGTTCAACGGCGCCCAGGACTGCGAGCTGCTGGGCGTGTCGTTCGAGGATCAGGTGTTCACGGTGGTTCCGGACGCCTGCTTCAAGATAGAGCGGACGTGGACCATCATCAACTGGTGCACCTACAACCCGAACGCCAACTGCGTGACGGTTCCGAACCCGGAGCCGAACGCGACGGCGAACTCACCGCAGAACCTGACGGGCCCGACGGTGTCGCCGTGCGGCACGCCCGCCCCGTGGGCTCCGACGAACGTGGCCATCGCCCCCGGCCAGGCGCCGACGAACTTCTGCACGTTCTGGTCCGCGACGGCGAACTGCTACCGGTACAAGCAAATCATCAAGATAATAGACAACCAGAAGCCGACGGTTGACTGCCCGGCCTCCCCGGTGGAGTACTGCGACCTGTCGGCGAACGACCCGCTGCTGTGGAACCAGTCGTACTGGTGGGACGGCGTGTCGCACGACCTTTGCGAGGGCGACGCCCCGCTGAGCATCACGGCGACGGACGCCTGCTCCGGCGCGAACGTGAACATCACCTACCTGCTGTTCCTCGACTTGGACGGCGACGGCTCGATGGAGACGGTGGTGTCGAGCAACAACCCGCCGGCTCCCGGCACGGTGAACTACAACAACCTCGGCACGCCGAACTACTCTGGCGGCACGCCGCGGGTGTTCGACGGTCGCCCGGTTCCGGCCGCGCAGGTGTACCGCTGGGCGGTGCACTACACGACGAGCGGCACGTCCCGCACGGCTGCGGTGCAGTGGAAGACACAGGCGCAGCTGCCGACGCCGGCCAACCCGAACGGCACGTCCGGCGTGGTTCCGCAACTGCCCTACGGGACGCACAAAATCAAGTGGACCATCTCCGACGGCTGCGGCAACGAGGAGACTTGCGAGTACCACTTCGTGGTGAAGGACTGCAAGGCCCCGACGGTGGTGTGCCTGCACGGCCTGTCGGTGAACATCATGCCGACGAAGATGATAACGCTGTGGGCATCCGACTTTTTGCAGTACGGCGAGGACAACTGCACGCCGTCGAACCTGTTGAAGTACGGCATCCGCAAGGCTGGCCAGGGCACGGGCTTCCCGGTCGACGCGCAGGGCAACCCCATCACGTCGGTGACGTTCACCTGCGCGGAGCTGGGCCAGCAGCCGGTGGAACTGTGGGTGCAGGATTTGGCGGGCAACGCCGACTTCTGCCTGACGTACCTTGACGTGCAGGACAACGCGGGCAACTGCGGCAACAACAACATCAACGTGGCCGGCGCGCTGAAGACCGAGGACGCGCAAGGCCTCGAGGACGCGAACGTGAACCTGCAGAGCGGCGCGATGAGCCACTTCGCGATGACGGACGCCGACGGCAAGTACCAGTTCAACGGCCTGGTGGCGCAGAACGCGCCGTACACGGTGACGCCGACGAAGGACGACAACCCGCTCAACGGGGTCTCGACGTTCGACCTGGTGCTCATCTCGAAGCACATCCTGGGCCTCGAGCCGTTGAACAGCCCGTACAAGATGATAGCGGCGGACGCGAACAAGTCGAACTCCATCACGACGTTCGACATCGTGGAGCTGCGCAAGCTCATCCTCGGCATCTACACCGAGCTTCCGAACAACACCTCTTGGCGCTTCGTGGACAAGTCGTTCGCGTTCCCCAACCAGGCCAACCCGTTCCAGACGCAGTTCCCCGAAATCAAGACGGTGAGCGGCTCCGCGGTTGACCAGTTGAACGAGGACTTCGTGGCGGTGAAGGTTGGCGACGTGAACGGCACGGCGATACCGAGCTCGCTGCTGTCAGGCGACGACCGCACGGCCGGCACGCTGCTGTTCGACGTGGACGACCGCGAGTTGCGCGCGGGCGAGTTGGCGACGGTGACGTTCCGCGCCGCCGAGCGCGTGCAGGGCTGGCAGTTCACGCTGAACCTGTCGGGCCTCGAGGTCGCCTCCATCGAGGAGGGCGAGAAGGTGCGGGCGTCGAACTTCGGCGTGTTCGCCGACGCGCTGACCACTTCTGTTGACGGCGACGCGGCCGAGTTCTCGGTGACGTTCCGCGCCGTGAAGGCCGGCCGCTTGAGCGAGATGCTGGGCGTTTCGAGCCGCATCACGCGGGCGGAGGCCTACTCGCTGTCGAGCGACCGCATGGAGGTGGCGCTGCGCTTCAACGGCGCGGGCGGCGCGACCATCGCGGGTGTCGGCTTCGAGCTGTACCAGAACCAGCCCAACCCGTTCGTGAACAAGACGGTCATCGGCTTCCACCTGCCAGAGGCGGCGGATGCCACGCTGACGGTGTTCGACGAGAGCGGCCGCCTGCTGTTCGTGCAGAAAGGCTCGTTCGCCAAGGGTCACAACGCCATCGCCGTCGACCGCGCCCTGCTGGGCACCAGCGGCCTGATGTACTACAAACTGGAGACCTCCACCGACTCGGCAACCAAGAAAATGGTGCAGACGAAGTGA
- a CDS encoding GNAT family N-acetyltransferase, with protein sequence MFLRAYRHDDKRHLQQLFFDTVHTINARDYAPEQLTAWAPVEPDREAWAQLDRQLCFVVECQKEIVGFISLTAEGLIDFLFVHKNFQNKGIASALFKQVERVARKKGIAVLSAEASITARGFFEKQGFHVTGEQRKTLRGVDFFNFKMEKSMAQGARG encoded by the coding sequence ATGTTCCTTAGAGCATATCGGCACGACGACAAAAGACATCTGCAGCAACTCTTTTTCGACACGGTGCACACCATCAATGCCCGTGACTATGCCCCTGAACAGCTGACGGCGTGGGCTCCCGTCGAGCCAGACCGAGAGGCTTGGGCACAGCTCGACCGCCAGCTTTGTTTTGTGGTGGAATGTCAAAAAGAAATTGTCGGGTTCATCAGTCTTACTGCCGAAGGGCTGATTGACTTCCTGTTTGTGCATAAAAATTTTCAGAACAAAGGCATCGCCTCTGCTTTGTTCAAACAAGTAGAGCGGGTCGCTCGCAAAAAGGGCATCGCCGTGCTTAGCGCCGAGGCGAGCATCACCGCAAGGGGATTTTTTGAAAAACAAGGTTTTCATGTGACTGGCGAGCAACGCAAGACTCTACGCGGCGTGGATTTTTTTAATTTTAAAATGGAAAAATCAATGGCGCAGGGGGCAAGGGGGTGA